The genomic DNA TAACTAATCTTTTACAAAATTTTAATTTTCCTTTTCCAGAAGCAGCTGCAGCTGTTACAAATAAATACAAATTAGAATATACTTTATCGCCATCATAAATACCGTATATTTTAGGTAAACAAGCACTTATAGCTGTTATAGCACCTAATATCATTATATCTCTTTCTTGGTCTGTTTTTGCATACTTAATTACTTGTTGAAGGAATTGCGGAAGTTGAGGAATTAAGGAAGTTGAGAATGTTGGACTATCTGAATAATCTTCTGAATTTGTTACTTCATTTGGTATTAATACTTCTTCTTCAATGGGTTCTTTATATGGTTTGATATTATTTTGGTGAGCCATATAATAAAACGTTGAAATATTGATTCCTGTACCTTTCGCTTTTAAACAATTAGTGTATTGTTTATCGCATTCTTGATAATTATACTTAATATAAAATCGGCTAATTCTGTGATAGTATTCTCTTCCTATTTCTCCATATTCTTCTGAAATTGCAAAACCTAAATTTCTCCACGTTTCATAATTTCCAGTAATATCGGTTGCTGTTTTTTCTATTTCAGATATATAGGCTTCAATATCATTACTTATTGAATTATTGTATTTTATTGAAATTGGTTTTTCTTCTTCTAATTTTATACTGACTTCGAAAATATCTGCATTTAAATTAATAAAACAGTCTTCATCATAAGACATAAAACATAAACGACAAATATCACTCCCAGAGGTATCTATATCTATTTTTAATGCTTGTTCATAATAAGCTACAACTTGGTTGTAGGCTTCTTTGTGATGTTCTTTAGTAGAGCTAACTTTTACAATAATTTTTAATCCTTTACCACTAGGACTAATAAATGATGCATAAGTGTAAGGTGCTAAACGTGTGGTTTGTTTAACCTCTTTTAATTGAGATTCTGAAAGTTTATCTATATCCAAAATTACATATTGGCTATATGTATCTATTTTATCTATACTTCTACCTTTACTAAAAGTACCTGATACTGTAAACGCCTGTAATTGCTTTTTTAATTGGTCTGCTTCCTTTTTATTGTCATTGGATAGCAGGTTTCTTATATCGCTTATTTTGGCTTTATAAGTACCTATTTTAATAGCGTTAAGGATTTTTTCTAAAGGCTTATCCTCAACCTTATAAATGAAGTCGTTAAAGACTGATACGGCTACTTGCATAACTTTAAGATTTAAGGATTAGTAATTATTTCTTTTTGTTGTGAATGCTTTACGATAGTTATTGTCTAATAACTTTTGCACGTCACTCATACGATAATAGATTTTAGAGCCTATTTGAGAAAACGAAATAACACCTTCATCACGCCAAGTTTGCGCTGTTCGTTTACTAATATTCATTAGCTGAAGAAATTCTTGATTGTCTAGAAAAGTGTCTTTAGGGTTTTTCTGTTTCTCTTCTAATTTTTTGTTTAGCTCGTCTAAACGGTTTACTAAATCTGCGTACTGTTGGGTGCTTAAAATGATTGCTTCCATTTGAATAAAATTTTATGATTATGGAAACAAATTTTGGCAGAAATAGAGCCTAAAAACACTTTACAAGTAAGGGTTTAGAGTAAGGTGTAGAGTGTAGAGTATTGACAAAAACAGTTAAGCTAAAAGAGGTTAACTGTAATATTTAAATAAAATATTTTAATACTGCGCTTTAAGTGTAGAGTGTTATTTTAGTGTATTTAATGCAGAATCGATGCTTTTTGAAGTAGTCGGAACTTTTTGAGTTCTCAATTTTGTACGGTTATATTGCTCTCCGTTTTCTTGAATAAAACAATTTATAGTTACTGCCCATTGCTGTTGCTTTAAATCTACAACAAGTTTTAATTCATTATGCAATTGTTTTATGAAATATGAAAGTTCGCTAATCTTACCAGTCCAAACAATAGGCTTTTCAATTTCTTCTCCGCTAAAAATTTTTCTAAAGTCTTTTAAATCGGTTGAATTCTCAATAAAATTTTTACGTTTTAAAGCATTCATTAAGTCGGTTAACTGTGTTTGCCCAGTGAGATTATTTATGTAAGTAAATGAATTGTATTTTGATTTTGATATCGATTTTGGCTTTTCTGTAATTTCTTTTTTACCACTTCCAATTAAGCCATTTTTAAAGTCCTGTAATACGTTTTCTGTAGCTTCTTTGTATTTGTTAAAATGTGATTTATAGTGCTTCCATACGTGCATTGCATATTTTGATATATAGGATTCTTCTTTGTATTCCATATAATTCGGAAACCAATAAGTTTCGTAATACAACTTCTTAAATGCTTCTACTCGTTTTTCTGGTGTATGGGTTTTAAATTGATTTACTGATAATGTGAGGTATTTATTAACTTCAAAGTCATTTAATGGCTTGATTCTTTCATATAAGGATTTTAAAAACTCATTGTATAAGTTACCAGAAATAAAGTTATCAAAATACATAGGGTCAAAAGTGTATTTTTCCCATTCATCATCAAGTTTACGTTTGTATTCTACCGCTTCTATCGCTAAACGTTTTTCTAATTCTTCTACAATAAAAACATCTGTAGGTTCATCGTTTTGGTAGTTGGTGTAATTCATTACTGGATTGGTCAACTTCTCTTTTTCTTGTTGCTTTTTTTCTTTTTCTACGGACTCCAATATACTCTTGAAAGTGGTTAGCCTATCTGCAACAACCATATATTTGATAAAATGCGACATAAACTTATCATCAATACCAAAGTGCCCTTCTTCAATCATTTCTTCCCAGTCTAATTCATCAACTTCCTCTATATCCTCCACTTTTTTAAATCTCATTGTTAAGACCTCTAAAACATCATTAAACTCTTGTGATAGAAAATTTCTGATTATTCTTTCTCTGTACTGGTCATAATTATCACCTGACAAATCAAATTCGCTCGGACTTATGTAACATCTTAAAAACTCTGCTATATCTGGACTACATTTAGCAAGTTTCTTCTGCATTTTCTTTATCTCCTTTTTAGTGAATACATCTTTTTCTTCATCATTAATACAAGACC from Lacinutrix sp. 5H-3-7-4 includes the following:
- a CDS encoding DUF3987 domain-containing protein — its product is MQVAVSVFNDFIYKVEDKPLEKILNAIKIGTYKAKISDIRNLLSNDNKKEADQLKKQLQAFTVSGTFSKGRSIDKIDTYSQYVILDIDKLSESQLKEVKQTTRLAPYTYASFISPSGKGLKIIVKVSSTKEHHKEAYNQVVAYYEQALKIDIDTSGSDICRLCFMSYDEDCFINLNADIFEVSIKLEEEKPISIKYNNSISNDIEAYISEIEKTATDITGNYETWRNLGFAISEEYGEIGREYYHRISRFYIKYNYQECDKQYTNCLKAKGTGINISTFYYMAHQNNIKPYKEPIEEEVLIPNEVTNSEDYSDSPTFSTSLIPQLPQFLQQVIKYAKTDQERDIMILGAITAISACLPKIYGIYDGDKVYSNLYLFVTAAAASGKGKLKFCKRLVNKIHKTMREEAKLMEAEYDAELAQYNKNKMKDENLKKPQKPPIRMLFIPANNSSTGMFQLLHDSKGRGLIFETEADTLAKNFKTDYGDYSDGFRNAFHHETIKYFRRTDREYVEIEEPCLSCALTGTPKQVLALMPNAENGLFSRFMFYQMPTSTNWKNVFAIDTKKGLNEYFDNLGNVFYELYRQLITNTEIQFSYTEEQQEVFNQFFSKINLYYLNVNPLEYNSSIKRMGIIAFRISMILTVLRILETGDVTNPLYCSDEDFQSTLTIVKALIKHSSKVYSSLPVDKTAINYKNKKEQFIDSLPLRFSTQDYISYASKLDITQKTAERYITNLCKSKFLLRESQGNYYNPSKEVK
- a CDS encoding helix-turn-helix domain-containing protein, whose product is MEAIILSTQQYADLVNRLDELNKKLEEKQKNPKDTFLDNQEFLQLMNISKRTAQTWRDEGVISFSQIGSKIYYRMSDVQKLLDNNYRKAFTTKRNNY